In Maniola jurtina chromosome 2, ilManJurt1.1, whole genome shotgun sequence, the following proteins share a genomic window:
- the LOC123877547 gene encoding survival of motor neuron-related-splicing factor 30, which yields MADDLRNYKLQLQQVEAALLTDPQNEELLKLKTDLEEVIELTRDLIKTQEGESKVHNIHSSSNDDDVAASLLAAEEGDVGESEPKWRIGEKCLAKWKADNMFYEATIEDIGESSLKVKFEGYTTFETVSILDVKSLGTGTKRPLAGDESKHGKGYNREYLKKKKQKKQQRFKQIEEERESEKNKWLSFHTKASKKPGVRTKSIFASPDNLTGRVGIGTCGISGKPMTEYTPGEKWKKGG from the exons ATGGCCGATGATTTAAGGAATTATAAACTTCAATTACAGCAG gtGGAAGCAGCATTACTAACGGATCCACAAAATGAAGAACTATTAAAGCTGAAAACGGATTTAGAAGAAGTAATTGAGTTGACACGCGATCTTATAAAAACTCAGGAGGGTGAATCCaaagttcataatattcatagttctagtaatgatgatgatgttgcaGCTTCCCTGTTGGCAGCGGAGGAAGGCGATGTCGGAGAGTCGGAGCCAAAGTGGAGGATTGGCGAGAAATGCTTGGCCAAGTGGAAGGCAGATAACAT GTTTTACGAGGCTACTATAGAAGATATAGGGGAAAGTAGTCTCAAAGTAAAATTTGAAGGTTATACAACATTCGAAACAGTCTCTATTTTAGATGTTAAGTCTTTGGGAACAGGCACAAAACGACCACTAGCTGGTGATGAAAGCAA GCATGGCAAAGGTTACAACAGAgagtatttaaaaaagaaaaagcaaaAAAAGCAACAAAGGTTCAAACAAATTGAAGAGGAAAGAGAGAGTGAGAAAAATAAATGGCTCTCATTTCATACCAAAGCTTCAAAGAAACCTGGAGTGCGAACAAAAAGTATATTTGCATCACCTGACAATTTGACTGGCCGCGTTGGAATTGGAACTTGTGGTATATCAGGGAAACCAATGACTGAGTATACACCAGGAGAAAAGTGGAAGAAGGGTGGATAA